CAACAACGAGCACGGGACGTTCACCGGCGGGTCGTACACGGACATCAACGCGGTCCTGCCCGCCCGGATCCTGCTGCTCATCGTGTCCGTGTTCGTCGCGGCGATGTTCTTCGCCTCCATCGTGCTGCGGGACCTGCGCATCCCGGGGCTCGCGGTGGTGCTCATGATCGTCGCCGGCGTGGTGCTCGGCATCGGCTGGCCCGCGATCATGGAGCAGTTCTCCGTCGGCCCGAACCGTGCGGTGAAGGAGCGGGAGTACATCGCCCGGAACATGGAGGCGACCCGCGAGGCGTACGGCATCGGCCCGGACAAGGTCACGTACGAGGAGAACTGGGGCGGCGGGAACCCGGGTGACAGTGCCGAGCGGCGCTCCATCGGGGACGACAAGGCCACCCTGTCGAACATCCGCCTGCTCGACCCGGAGGTCGTCGCCCCGACGTTCACCCAGCAGCAGCAGCTGCGGAACTTCTACGGGTTCTCCGACGACCTCGCCGTCGACCGCTACCAGGTCGACGGGCAGATGCGGGAGTTCGTCGTCGCCGCCCGCGAGATCAACCCGAACAACCTCTCCGGCAACCAGACGGACTGGATCAACCGCCACACCGTGTACACCCACGGCAACGGCTTCATCGCCGCGCCGGCGAACAAGGTCGACGAGGTCGCGCGGGACGTCGGCTCCGCCCGTGGCGGGTTCCCCGTCTACACCGTCGCCGACCTGCAGAACATGGACGGCAACCAGGGCGGCGAGCTCAAGGTGGACATGAAGCAGCCGCGGATCTACTACGGGCCGCTCATCGGGTCCTCGCGGGACGCGCGGGAGGACTACGCGATCGTCGGCGACAACGGCGAGGGCCGGGACCGGGAGTACGACACGGACAGCCGGAACACGACCTACGACGGCCGGGGCGGCGTCAACGTCTCCAACCCGGTCAACCGGCTGGCCTTCGCCGCGAAGTACGAGTCGATGAACATCCTGCTGTCCGACGTCATCGGCGACAACTCGAAGATCCTCCAGGACCGTGACCCGCGGGAGCGCGTGCACAAGGTCGCGCCGTGGCTGACGACGGACTCGAAGACGTACCCGGTCGTCATCGACGGGCGCATCAAGTGGATCGTCGACGGCTACACGACGCTCACCGACCTGCCCTACTCCGAGCGCACGAGCCTGAACAGCTCCACCCAGGACGCGCAGACCGCCGACCCGTCGGCGCAGCAGCGCGTGGTGGACAACGACGTCAGCTACATCCGCAACTCCGTCAAGGGCGTCGTGGACGCCTACGACGGGTCGGTGGACCTCTACGCCTTCGACGAGTCCGACCCCGTGCTGCAGACGTGGCAGGGGGCGTTCCCCGGCGTCGTCAAGCCGAAGAGCGAGATCTCGAAGGACCTCATGGACCACCTCCGCTACCCGGAGGACATCTTCAAGGTCCAGCGTGAGCTCATGGCCAGGTACCACGTCCAGGATCCCGGGGTGTTCTTCACCAACGACGCCTTCTGGTCCGTGCCCTCCGACCCGACGCTGCCCGACGGGGCACGCGAGCTGGCCCAGCCGCCGTACCAGGTCGTCGCCGCGGACCCCGAGACCGGGAAGCCGAGCTTCCAGCTCATCACCCCGTTCCGTGGTCTGCGCCGCGAGTTCCTCGCCGCCCACATGTCGGTGAGCTCGGACCCGAAGACCTACGGCCGGATCTACGTCCGTGAGCTGCCGACGGACACGCAGACCCAGGGTCCCCGGCAGGCCCAGGACACGATGATGTCCTCCGACGAGACGGCCCGGGAGCGCACCCTGCTCGAGGGCTCGAACAAGCTCACCAACGGCAACCTGCTCACCCTGCCGGTCGGCGACGGGCAGATCCTCTACGTGGAGCCGGTGTACTCGCAGCGGAAGGACCAGGACTCCGCGTTCCCGAAGCTCCTGCGCGTGCTCGTGAGCTACAACGGGCAGGTCGGGTACGCCCCGACGATCACGGAGGCGCTGTCCCAGGTCGGGATCTCGACGGACGTCTCCACGGCCGCCGACGACAAGCCGTCCGCCGGCGGGGCCGCGACGAACGGTGCGAACGGCGCGAACGGCGGGGCCGGGAAGTCCGGCAACGACGGGGCCGGCGGTGCCAACGGCACGAACGGCGCGAACGACGCGAAGTCCGGGAACGACGGGAAGGACGGGAAGGACGCCGCCAGGAGTGGGGCCGCGGGTGCCGCGACGTCGGACGCCGACCTCAAGGCGATCCGCGACGCGATGGACAAGGTCAACCGTGCGCGGACGAACGGCAGCTTCGAGGAGTTCGGGCGGGCGCTCGACGAGCTCGACGACGCCGTGAAGAAGGCGCAGGGCGGGCA
The sequence above is drawn from the Corynebacterium bovis DSM 20582 = CIP 54.80 genome and encodes:
- a CDS encoding UPF0182 family protein gives rise to the protein MSDTIPAPGRTSKIVGLVAAVVAVLFFVVPVVVSNYTDFLWFGSVDLRGVFTTVLVSRVLLFLLFGVVAGALVWGAAYAAFRVRPDEYSTLGSASPLAEYRPVIRRALRPFLVIVPVVVGVVAGLVGQGSWRTALMAVNAREFGRQDPQFHHDLGFYAFILPALQLVLTTLVTVVVVGFVVNLAAHYLLGSITTGNPRVGEKASVSVAARRQLAVIAGVFMLLKAVDYWFQRYSLLNNEHGTFTGGSYTDINAVLPARILLLIVSVFVAAMFFASIVLRDLRIPGLAVVLMIVAGVVLGIGWPAIMEQFSVGPNRAVKEREYIARNMEATREAYGIGPDKVTYEENWGGGNPGDSAERRSIGDDKATLSNIRLLDPEVVAPTFTQQQQLRNFYGFSDDLAVDRYQVDGQMREFVVAAREINPNNLSGNQTDWINRHTVYTHGNGFIAAPANKVDEVARDVGSARGGFPVYTVADLQNMDGNQGGELKVDMKQPRIYYGPLIGSSRDAREDYAIVGDNGEGRDREYDTDSRNTTYDGRGGVNVSNPVNRLAFAAKYESMNILLSDVIGDNSKILQDRDPRERVHKVAPWLTTDSKTYPVVIDGRIKWIVDGYTTLTDLPYSERTSLNSSTQDAQTADPSAQQRVVDNDVSYIRNSVKGVVDAYDGSVDLYAFDESDPVLQTWQGAFPGVVKPKSEISKDLMDHLRYPEDIFKVQRELMARYHVQDPGVFFTNDAFWSVPSDPTLPDGARELAQPPYQVVAADPETGKPSFQLITPFRGLRREFLAAHMSVSSDPKTYGRIYVRELPTDTQTQGPRQAQDTMMSSDETARERTLLEGSNKLTNGNLLTLPVGDGQILYVEPVYSQRKDQDSAFPKLLRVLVSYNGQVGYAPTITEALSQVGISTDVSTAADDKPSAGGAATNGANGANGGAGKSGNDGAGGANGTNGANDAKSGNDGKDGKDAARSGAAGAATSDADLKAIRDAMDKVNRARTNGSFEEFGRALDELDDAVKKAQGGQR